The following coding sequences lie in one Crassostrea angulata isolate pt1a10 chromosome 10, ASM2561291v2, whole genome shotgun sequence genomic window:
- the LOC128164664 gene encoding serine/arginine repetitive matrix protein 2-like isoform X5, giving the protein MQNSVLWKKLYHNPAQYVKPKTEPTVPVSARLARETTPEDYRRGRGSQTDRQQTITSSRPPVATQFPSKYAYLPDINSPRPPDRSLVPVNGRKQSPAGYNPNLDLDADERIRQLEVRLNVAEKSNRALLEEVLRLQGDIKTANRRNDEVLREEKGSRHNLESAMKINNELITQLSARIKEAEDKLSEEKSALSSLVNHTKGVEQAVKSSQNELIAKKDIQSQKLVEMRAEMEELQGAKNQLERICFSMADDIRTLKMKVDQQSAEIGTVSSDMRNRSKKLEDDNRNQLDTLRKTSTIQSQTEQQTTQLRGQVETRLSELRDVLVDVRAKQESELNERRTLEQQMSKKIYELQQALSEANRRRDEGMHTMDIILREKDHANQADKLNLTSKVADTVEDVNKRLLSKEIKMREEMQERYLQLERLIQQEQQNRRDAERAMREDIDRKFLTLKHATEELNLDIKEQLKNEKVKTKETVAKLDESISIVEKQSAENKKQFEKVMGAEISQRKMHEASTIEKLASVNEKLQIATSSLQQSIGGITQVMNSQNEKMKREIRGMMSEQKEASTRAMTDLDARMGYMKTRMNEFEDKLEARVATEKEQAEATAVLSQNLREKVDAISIWQDTTQQTIKELSTNLTKLPEELYALQEKQTLMKTDMDSRFTSESEARSREIELLKAELETMKERHSPLPATKSDLDNLAAEVSSDPQVQGSVRKLADSIQTVKTVLGMKIQSEQKLRQEEIQKLQDEIAILRTALEPLVKKPIGKNFVKGRGNAEDVNKWNVANAYSKPGPGLNRNKTRDSGLEEDIQDSSDDSGGGLLGKFKPKAPKTYESTDSDAPPAKPAAKQNYSDSDDDSDKPAAKKAQKKVTEESDSDSEAPAKKKAPSAKKKKRQKKKPVSEDSDDESEDESSSTPPPKKNKKKPRDKKRSNKKRDSSRSKSSGRSRSRGRSRTRSRSRSRSPRRSSRRRSRTPSRSRDRSRSKRSPSRRRSRSRDRSRRRSRTPSRSRGRSPSRRRDKTPDRSRGRSRGRSRTPRRSRSRGRSRTPKRSRSRGRSRGRSRTPKRSRERSRSPSRQRSKSKKRSKSPKRSKSKRRSPSESPKRKKTPKKKKKKEKEPSTEEEEEEEEEKPKKKKKKKKETPKKKKKNDKEDPWKANEYDEKEKEKRQKEKEQRMPTESEPDSEDSVEFRKKSRAARNKPYDEV; this is encoded by the exons ATGCAAAACAGTGTGCTCTGGAAAAAGCTGTATCATAACCCCGCCCAATATGTTAAACCAAAAACAGAGCCGACGGTGCCCGTTTCTGCTCGCCTGGCAAGAGAGACCACCCCTGAGGACTACCGGCGGGGAAGGGGGTCACAGACAGACAG ACAACAGACTATCACCTCCAGCAG GCCGCCTGTTGCCACACAGTTTCCGTCCAAATATGCCTATCTTCCTGACATCAACTCGCCGCGACCTCCAGATAGAAGTCTGGTTCCAGTAAATGGACGGAAACAGAGTCCAGCTGGATATAATCCAAATCTTGACCTAGATGCTGATGAGCGAATTCGACAACTGGAGGTCAGATTAAATGTCGCAGAAAAATCAAACCGAGCCCTCTTGGAGGAAGTGCTACGATTACAGGGTGATATTAAGACTGCGAATCGCAGAAATGACGAAGTGTTACGGGAGGAGAAGGGCTCGCGACACAACCTTGAATCCGCCATGAAAATAAACAACGAACTTATCACACAGTTAAGTGCTCGAATCAAAGAAGCAGAAGACAAGTTGTCTGAGGAGAAGTCTGCGTTGAGCTCACTTGTCAATCACACAAAAGGGGTGGAGCAAGCTGTCAAAAGCAGTCAGAATGAACTGATAGCCAAGAAAGATATCCAATCACAAAA ATTGGTAGAAATGAGGGCAGAGATGGAGGAATTACAAGGAGCTAAAAATCAACTGGAGCGCATCTGTTTCTCTATGGCTGATGACATCAGAACGCTGAAGATGAAGGTAGACCAACAGTCTGCTGAAATAGGAACAGTGTCATCAGACATGAGGAACAGATCCAAAAAACTAGAGGATGACAACAGAAATCAG TTGGATACACTGCGGAAGACATCAACAATTCAGTCCCAGACAGAGCAACAAACTACACAACTCAGAGGCCAGGTGGAAACCAG ATTATCAGAACTTCGTGATGTCTTGGTGGATGTACGGGCTAAACAGGAGTCTGAGCTCAATGAGAGGAGAACACTAGAGCAGCAAATGTCCAAAAA AATTTATGAATTACAACAAGCATTAAGTGAAGCCAACAGGCGCAGGGATGAGGGAATGCACACGATGGACATCATACTGCGGGAGAAGGACCACGCCAATCAAGCGGACAAGCTCAATCTGACATCCAAAGTTGCTGACACTGTAGAGGATGTCAACAAAAGGCTCCTCTCTAAGGAAATCAAAATGAGGGAGGAGATGCAGGAACGATACCTGCAGCTGGAAAGG TTAATTCAGCAAGAGCAACAAAACCGCCGTGATGCAGAGAGGGCTATGCGAGAAGACATCGATAGGAAATTCCTCACCCTGAAACATGCCACAGAGGAACTTAACCTTGACATCAAAGAGCAACTCAAG AATGAAAAAGTCAAAACAAAGGAGACTGTAGCAAAATTAGACGAGTCCATTTCCATAGTGGAGAAACAATCGGCAGAGAATAAaaagcagtttgagaaagtgaTGGGAGCTGAAATTAGTCAACG GAAAATGCATGAAGCAAGCACAATTGAGAAATTGGCCAGTGTCAACGAGAAATTACAAATAGCCACCTCCTCCCTGCAGCAGTCAATAGGGGGGATAACTCAAGTCATGAACAGTCAAAACGAAAAG ATGAAGAGAGAAATCCGTGGAATGATGAGTGAACAGAAGGAGGCCAGTACTCGAGCCATGACAGATCTTGATGCTAGAATGGGATACATGAAGACACGCATGAATGAATTCGAGGATAAACTGGAGGCCAGAGTAGCCACT GAAAAGGAACAAGCCGAG GCAACTGCTGTTTTGTCACAGAACCTCCGAGAGAAAGTGGATGCCATTTCTATCTGGCAGGACACCACTCAGCAAACGATTAAAGAACTGTCCACTAACCTCACCAAGCTACCAGAGGAG CTGTATGCCTTACAAGAGAAGCAGACTCTGATGAAAACAGACATGGACAGCAGATTCACCTCCGAGTCCGAGGCTAG GTCTAGGGAGATTGAGCTTTTGAAGGCGGAGCTAGAGACGATGAAGGAGCGGCACTCTCCTCTCCCCGCCACCAAGTCCGACCTAGATAAT CTTGCAGCAGAAGTCTCCAGTGATCCACAG GTACAAGGAAGCGTCCGTAAGCTGGCCGACTCCATACAGACCGTGAAGACGGTGCTGGGCATGAAGATTCAGTCCGAACAGAAACTG CGCCAGGAGGAAATTCAAAAATTACAAGATGAAATTGCAATATTAAGAACCGCACTTGAACCTTTAGTGAAAAAACCAATTGGGAAAAATTTCGTGAAAGGTCGAGGAAATGCGGAAGATGTTAATAAGTGGAACGTAGCAAATGCCTACAG TAAACCGGGACCAGGATTAAACCGAAATAAAACCAGAGATAGTGGTTTGGAAGAGGATATCCAAGACAGTTCTGACGACTCCGGTGGAGGGCTCCTGGGAAAGTTTAAACCTAAGGCACCAAAAACGTACGAATCAACAGATTCTGATGCCCCACCTGCAAAACCAGCAGCAAAACAAAATTACAGTGACTCGGATGATGATTCCGACAAACCAGCTGCCAAAAAGGCGCAAAAGAAGGTAACCGAAGAGTCCGACTCTGATTCTGAAGCCCCAGCAAAGAAAAAAGCACCATCTGCAAAAAAGAAGAAGAGACAGAAAAAGAAACCTGTGAGTGAAGACAGTGACGATGAATCTGAAGATGAAAGTTCCTCAACACCAccaccgaagaaaaacaaaaagaaacctAGGGATAAAAAGCGTTCAAATAAGAAAAGAGATTCAAGCAGAAGTAAGTCAAGTGGACGTTCACGAAGCAGAGGAAGGTCCCGGACAAGGTCTAGAAGTAGATCAAGAAGTCCTAGGAGATCCTCAAGAAGACGGAGTAGAACGCCAAGCCGATCTCGGGATAGGAGCAGATCAAAGCGATCGCCTTCGCGGAGAAGAAGTAGATCACGTGATAGATCTAGAAGGCGCAGTAGAACGCCCAGCAGATCACGTGGTAGATCGCCAAGTCGTCGTAGAGACAAAACGCCTGATCGATCACGCGGCAGGTCTCGAGGAAGAAGCAGAACTCCTAGGCGGTCTCGGTCACGTGGAAGAAGCAGAACTCCCAAACGGTCTAGATCACGAGGGAGGTCTCGTGGAAGAAGCAGGACACCTAAACGGTCTCGTGAAAGAAGCAGGTCACCAAGTCGACAAAGGAGTAAATCAAAAAAAAGAAGCAAGTCACCAAAACGTTCTAAAAGCAAACGTAGATCTCCATCAGAATCGCCGAAGCGCAAGAAGacaccaaaaaagaaaaagaaaaaagaaaaagaaccttctactgaggaggaggaggaggaagaagaagaaaagccaaagaaaaagaagaaaaaaaagaaggaaacgcctaaaaagaagaagaaaaatgacAAAGAGGACCCCTGGAAGGCCAACGAATatgatgaaaaagaaaaagaaaaaaggcaAAAGGAAAAAGAGCAAAGAATGCCGACTGAGTCAGAACCGGATTCAGAGGATAGTGTTGAGTTCCGGAAAAAGTCGAGAGCGGCTAGAAACAAGCCATACGATGAAGTCTAA
- the LOC128164664 gene encoding serine/arginine repetitive matrix protein 2-like isoform X4, producing the protein MQNSVLWKKLYHNPAQYVKPKTEPTVPVSARLARETTPEDYRRGRGSQTDRQQTITSSRPPVATQFPSKYAYLPDINSPRPPDRSLVPVNGRKQSPAGYNPNLDLDADERIRQLEVRLNVAEKSNRALLEEVLRLQGDIKTANRRNDEVLREEKGSRHNLESAMKINNELITQLSARIKEAEDKLSEEKSALSSLVNHTKGVEQAVKSSQNELIAKKDIQSQKLVEMRAEMEELQGAKNQLERICFSMADDIRTLKMKVDQQSAEIGTVSSDMRNRSKKLEDDNRNQLDTLRKTSTIQSQTEQQTTQLRGQVETRLSELRDVLVDVRAKQESELNERRTLEQQMSKKIYELQQALSEANRRRDEGMHTMDIILREKDHANQADKLNLTSKVADTVEDVNKRLLSKEIKMREEMQERYLQLERLIQQEQQNRRDAERAMREDIDRKFLTLKHATEELNLDIKEQLKNEKVKTKETVAKLDESISIVEKQSAENKKQFEKVMGAEISQRKMHEASTIEKLASVNEKLQIATSSLQQSIGGITQVMNSQNEKMKREIRGMMSEQKEASTRAMTDLDARMGYMKTRMNEFEDKLEARVATSRTGSPEATAVLSQNLREKVDAISIWQDTTQQTIKELSTNLTKLPEELYALQEKQTLMKTDMDSRFTSESEARSREIELLKAELETMKERHSPLPATKSDLDNLAAEVSSDPQVQGSVRKLADSIQTVKTVLGMKIQSEQKLRQEEIQKLQDEIAILRTALEPLVKKPIGKNFVKGRGNAEDVNKWNVANAYSKPGPGLNRNKTRDSGLEEDIQDSSDDSGGGLLGKFKPKAPKTYESTDSDAPPAKPAAKQNYSDSDDDSDKPAAKKAQKKVTEESDSDSEAPAKKKAPSAKKKKRQKKKPVSEDSDDESEDESSSTPPPKKNKKKPRDKKRSNKKRDSSRSKSSGRSRSRGRSRTRSRSRSRSPRRSSRRRSRTPSRSRDRSRSKRSPSRRRSRSRDRSRRRSRTPSRSRGRSPSRRRDKTPDRSRGRSRGRSRTPRRSRSRGRSRTPKRSRSRGRSRGRSRTPKRSRERSRSPSRQRSKSKKRSKSPKRSKSKRRSPSESPKRKKTPKKKKKKEKEPSTEEEEEEEEEKPKKKKKKKKETPKKKKKNDKEDPWKANEYDEKEKEKRQKEKEQRMPTESEPDSEDSVEFRKKSRAARNKPYDEV; encoded by the exons ATGCAAAACAGTGTGCTCTGGAAAAAGCTGTATCATAACCCCGCCCAATATGTTAAACCAAAAACAGAGCCGACGGTGCCCGTTTCTGCTCGCCTGGCAAGAGAGACCACCCCTGAGGACTACCGGCGGGGAAGGGGGTCACAGACAGACAG ACAACAGACTATCACCTCCAGCAG GCCGCCTGTTGCCACACAGTTTCCGTCCAAATATGCCTATCTTCCTGACATCAACTCGCCGCGACCTCCAGATAGAAGTCTGGTTCCAGTAAATGGACGGAAACAGAGTCCAGCTGGATATAATCCAAATCTTGACCTAGATGCTGATGAGCGAATTCGACAACTGGAGGTCAGATTAAATGTCGCAGAAAAATCAAACCGAGCCCTCTTGGAGGAAGTGCTACGATTACAGGGTGATATTAAGACTGCGAATCGCAGAAATGACGAAGTGTTACGGGAGGAGAAGGGCTCGCGACACAACCTTGAATCCGCCATGAAAATAAACAACGAACTTATCACACAGTTAAGTGCTCGAATCAAAGAAGCAGAAGACAAGTTGTCTGAGGAGAAGTCTGCGTTGAGCTCACTTGTCAATCACACAAAAGGGGTGGAGCAAGCTGTCAAAAGCAGTCAGAATGAACTGATAGCCAAGAAAGATATCCAATCACAAAA ATTGGTAGAAATGAGGGCAGAGATGGAGGAATTACAAGGAGCTAAAAATCAACTGGAGCGCATCTGTTTCTCTATGGCTGATGACATCAGAACGCTGAAGATGAAGGTAGACCAACAGTCTGCTGAAATAGGAACAGTGTCATCAGACATGAGGAACAGATCCAAAAAACTAGAGGATGACAACAGAAATCAG TTGGATACACTGCGGAAGACATCAACAATTCAGTCCCAGACAGAGCAACAAACTACACAACTCAGAGGCCAGGTGGAAACCAG ATTATCAGAACTTCGTGATGTCTTGGTGGATGTACGGGCTAAACAGGAGTCTGAGCTCAATGAGAGGAGAACACTAGAGCAGCAAATGTCCAAAAA AATTTATGAATTACAACAAGCATTAAGTGAAGCCAACAGGCGCAGGGATGAGGGAATGCACACGATGGACATCATACTGCGGGAGAAGGACCACGCCAATCAAGCGGACAAGCTCAATCTGACATCCAAAGTTGCTGACACTGTAGAGGATGTCAACAAAAGGCTCCTCTCTAAGGAAATCAAAATGAGGGAGGAGATGCAGGAACGATACCTGCAGCTGGAAAGG TTAATTCAGCAAGAGCAACAAAACCGCCGTGATGCAGAGAGGGCTATGCGAGAAGACATCGATAGGAAATTCCTCACCCTGAAACATGCCACAGAGGAACTTAACCTTGACATCAAAGAGCAACTCAAG AATGAAAAAGTCAAAACAAAGGAGACTGTAGCAAAATTAGACGAGTCCATTTCCATAGTGGAGAAACAATCGGCAGAGAATAAaaagcagtttgagaaagtgaTGGGAGCTGAAATTAGTCAACG GAAAATGCATGAAGCAAGCACAATTGAGAAATTGGCCAGTGTCAACGAGAAATTACAAATAGCCACCTCCTCCCTGCAGCAGTCAATAGGGGGGATAACTCAAGTCATGAACAGTCAAAACGAAAAG ATGAAGAGAGAAATCCGTGGAATGATGAGTGAACAGAAGGAGGCCAGTACTCGAGCCATGACAGATCTTGATGCTAGAATGGGATACATGAAGACACGCATGAATGAATTCGAGGATAAACTGGAGGCCAGAGTAGCCACT AGTAGGACGGGCTCTCCAGAG GCAACTGCTGTTTTGTCACAGAACCTCCGAGAGAAAGTGGATGCCATTTCTATCTGGCAGGACACCACTCAGCAAACGATTAAAGAACTGTCCACTAACCTCACCAAGCTACCAGAGGAG CTGTATGCCTTACAAGAGAAGCAGACTCTGATGAAAACAGACATGGACAGCAGATTCACCTCCGAGTCCGAGGCTAG GTCTAGGGAGATTGAGCTTTTGAAGGCGGAGCTAGAGACGATGAAGGAGCGGCACTCTCCTCTCCCCGCCACCAAGTCCGACCTAGATAAT CTTGCAGCAGAAGTCTCCAGTGATCCACAG GTACAAGGAAGCGTCCGTAAGCTGGCCGACTCCATACAGACCGTGAAGACGGTGCTGGGCATGAAGATTCAGTCCGAACAGAAACTG CGCCAGGAGGAAATTCAAAAATTACAAGATGAAATTGCAATATTAAGAACCGCACTTGAACCTTTAGTGAAAAAACCAATTGGGAAAAATTTCGTGAAAGGTCGAGGAAATGCGGAAGATGTTAATAAGTGGAACGTAGCAAATGCCTACAG TAAACCGGGACCAGGATTAAACCGAAATAAAACCAGAGATAGTGGTTTGGAAGAGGATATCCAAGACAGTTCTGACGACTCCGGTGGAGGGCTCCTGGGAAAGTTTAAACCTAAGGCACCAAAAACGTACGAATCAACAGATTCTGATGCCCCACCTGCAAAACCAGCAGCAAAACAAAATTACAGTGACTCGGATGATGATTCCGACAAACCAGCTGCCAAAAAGGCGCAAAAGAAGGTAACCGAAGAGTCCGACTCTGATTCTGAAGCCCCAGCAAAGAAAAAAGCACCATCTGCAAAAAAGAAGAAGAGACAGAAAAAGAAACCTGTGAGTGAAGACAGTGACGATGAATCTGAAGATGAAAGTTCCTCAACACCAccaccgaagaaaaacaaaaagaaacctAGGGATAAAAAGCGTTCAAATAAGAAAAGAGATTCAAGCAGAAGTAAGTCAAGTGGACGTTCACGAAGCAGAGGAAGGTCCCGGACAAGGTCTAGAAGTAGATCAAGAAGTCCTAGGAGATCCTCAAGAAGACGGAGTAGAACGCCAAGCCGATCTCGGGATAGGAGCAGATCAAAGCGATCGCCTTCGCGGAGAAGAAGTAGATCACGTGATAGATCTAGAAGGCGCAGTAGAACGCCCAGCAGATCACGTGGTAGATCGCCAAGTCGTCGTAGAGACAAAACGCCTGATCGATCACGCGGCAGGTCTCGAGGAAGAAGCAGAACTCCTAGGCGGTCTCGGTCACGTGGAAGAAGCAGAACTCCCAAACGGTCTAGATCACGAGGGAGGTCTCGTGGAAGAAGCAGGACACCTAAACGGTCTCGTGAAAGAAGCAGGTCACCAAGTCGACAAAGGAGTAAATCAAAAAAAAGAAGCAAGTCACCAAAACGTTCTAAAAGCAAACGTAGATCTCCATCAGAATCGCCGAAGCGCAAGAAGacaccaaaaaagaaaaagaaaaaagaaaaagaaccttctactgaggaggaggaggaggaagaagaagaaaagccaaagaaaaagaagaaaaaaaagaaggaaacgcctaaaaagaagaagaaaaatgacAAAGAGGACCCCTGGAAGGCCAACGAATatgatgaaaaagaaaaagaaaaaaggcaAAAGGAAAAAGAGCAAAGAATGCCGACTGAGTCAGAACCGGATTCAGAGGATAGTGTTGAGTTCCGGAAAAAGTCGAGAGCGGCTAGAAACAAGCCATACGATGAAGTCTAA
- the LOC128164664 gene encoding serine/arginine repetitive matrix protein 2-like isoform X3 has product MQNSVLWKKLYHNPAQYVKPKTEPTVPVSARLARETTPEDYRRGRGSQTDRPPVATQFPSKYAYLPDINSPRPPDRSLVPVNGRKQSPAGYNPNLDLDADERIRQLEVRLNVAEKSNRALLEEVLRLQGDIKTANRRNDEVLREEKGSRHNLESAMKINNELITQLSARIKEAEDKLSEEKSALSSLVNHTKGVEQAVKSSQNELIAKKDIQSQKLVEMRAEMEELQGAKNQLERICFSMADDIRTLKMKVDQQSAEIGTVSSDMRNRSKKLEDDNRNQLDTLRKTSTIQSQTEQQTTQLRGQVETRLSELRDVLVDVRAKQESELNERRTLEQQMSKKIYELQQALSEANRRRDEGMHTMDIILREKDHANQADKLNLTSKVADTVEDVNKRLLSKEIKMREEMQERYLQLERLIQQEQQNRRDAERAMREDIDRKFLTLKHATEELNLDIKEQLKNEKVKTKETVAKLDESISIVEKQSAENKKQFEKVMGAEISQRKMHEASTIEKLASVNEKLQIATSSLQQSIGGITQVMNSQNEKMKREIRGMMSEQKEASTRAMTDLDARMGYMKTRMNEFEDKLEARVATMVKKFENKEEKEQAEATAVLSQNLREKVDAISIWQDTTQQTIKELSTNLTKLPEELYALQEKQTLMKTDMDSRFTSESEARSREIELLKAELETMKERHSPLPATKSDLDNLAAEVSSDPQVQGSVRKLADSIQTVKTVLGMKIQSEQKLRQEEIQKLQDEIAILRTALEPLVKKPIGKNFVKGRGNAEDVNKWNVANAYSKPGPGLNRNKTRDSGLEEDIQDSSDDSGGGLLGKFKPKAPKTYESTDSDAPPAKPAAKQNYSDSDDDSDKPAAKKAQKKVTEESDSDSEAPAKKKAPSAKKKKRQKKKPVSEDSDDESEDESSSTPPPKKNKKKPRDKKRSNKKRDSSRSKSSGRSRSRGRSRTRSRSRSRSPRRSSRRRSRTPSRSRDRSRSKRSPSRRRSRSRDRSRRRSRTPSRSRGRSPSRRRDKTPDRSRGRSRGRSRTPRRSRSRGRSRTPKRSRSRGRSRGRSRTPKRSRERSRSPSRQRSKSKKRSKSPKRSKSKRRSPSESPKRKKTPKKKKKKEKEPSTEEEEEEEEEKPKKKKKKKKETPKKKKKNDKEDPWKANEYDEKEKEKRQKEKEQRMPTESEPDSEDSVEFRKKSRAARNKPYDEV; this is encoded by the exons ATGCAAAACAGTGTGCTCTGGAAAAAGCTGTATCATAACCCCGCCCAATATGTTAAACCAAAAACAGAGCCGACGGTGCCCGTTTCTGCTCGCCTGGCAAGAGAGACCACCCCTGAGGACTACCGGCGGGGAAGGGGGTCACAGACAGACAG GCCGCCTGTTGCCACACAGTTTCCGTCCAAATATGCCTATCTTCCTGACATCAACTCGCCGCGACCTCCAGATAGAAGTCTGGTTCCAGTAAATGGACGGAAACAGAGTCCAGCTGGATATAATCCAAATCTTGACCTAGATGCTGATGAGCGAATTCGACAACTGGAGGTCAGATTAAATGTCGCAGAAAAATCAAACCGAGCCCTCTTGGAGGAAGTGCTACGATTACAGGGTGATATTAAGACTGCGAATCGCAGAAATGACGAAGTGTTACGGGAGGAGAAGGGCTCGCGACACAACCTTGAATCCGCCATGAAAATAAACAACGAACTTATCACACAGTTAAGTGCTCGAATCAAAGAAGCAGAAGACAAGTTGTCTGAGGAGAAGTCTGCGTTGAGCTCACTTGTCAATCACACAAAAGGGGTGGAGCAAGCTGTCAAAAGCAGTCAGAATGAACTGATAGCCAAGAAAGATATCCAATCACAAAA ATTGGTAGAAATGAGGGCAGAGATGGAGGAATTACAAGGAGCTAAAAATCAACTGGAGCGCATCTGTTTCTCTATGGCTGATGACATCAGAACGCTGAAGATGAAGGTAGACCAACAGTCTGCTGAAATAGGAACAGTGTCATCAGACATGAGGAACAGATCCAAAAAACTAGAGGATGACAACAGAAATCAG TTGGATACACTGCGGAAGACATCAACAATTCAGTCCCAGACAGAGCAACAAACTACACAACTCAGAGGCCAGGTGGAAACCAG ATTATCAGAACTTCGTGATGTCTTGGTGGATGTACGGGCTAAACAGGAGTCTGAGCTCAATGAGAGGAGAACACTAGAGCAGCAAATGTCCAAAAA AATTTATGAATTACAACAAGCATTAAGTGAAGCCAACAGGCGCAGGGATGAGGGAATGCACACGATGGACATCATACTGCGGGAGAAGGACCACGCCAATCAAGCGGACAAGCTCAATCTGACATCCAAAGTTGCTGACACTGTAGAGGATGTCAACAAAAGGCTCCTCTCTAAGGAAATCAAAATGAGGGAGGAGATGCAGGAACGATACCTGCAGCTGGAAAGG TTAATTCAGCAAGAGCAACAAAACCGCCGTGATGCAGAGAGGGCTATGCGAGAAGACATCGATAGGAAATTCCTCACCCTGAAACATGCCACAGAGGAACTTAACCTTGACATCAAAGAGCAACTCAAG AATGAAAAAGTCAAAACAAAGGAGACTGTAGCAAAATTAGACGAGTCCATTTCCATAGTGGAGAAACAATCGGCAGAGAATAAaaagcagtttgagaaagtgaTGGGAGCTGAAATTAGTCAACG GAAAATGCATGAAGCAAGCACAATTGAGAAATTGGCCAGTGTCAACGAGAAATTACAAATAGCCACCTCCTCCCTGCAGCAGTCAATAGGGGGGATAACTCAAGTCATGAACAGTCAAAACGAAAAG ATGAAGAGAGAAATCCGTGGAATGATGAGTGAACAGAAGGAGGCCAGTACTCGAGCCATGACAGATCTTGATGCTAGAATGGGATACATGAAGACACGCATGAATGAATTCGAGGATAAACTGGAGGCCAGAGTAGCCACT ATGGTTAAAAAATTCGAAAACAAAGAG GAAAAGGAACAAGCCGAG GCAACTGCTGTTTTGTCACAGAACCTCCGAGAGAAAGTGGATGCCATTTCTATCTGGCAGGACACCACTCAGCAAACGATTAAAGAACTGTCCACTAACCTCACCAAGCTACCAGAGGAG CTGTATGCCTTACAAGAGAAGCAGACTCTGATGAAAACAGACATGGACAGCAGATTCACCTCCGAGTCCGAGGCTAG GTCTAGGGAGATTGAGCTTTTGAAGGCGGAGCTAGAGACGATGAAGGAGCGGCACTCTCCTCTCCCCGCCACCAAGTCCGACCTAGATAAT CTTGCAGCAGAAGTCTCCAGTGATCCACAG GTACAAGGAAGCGTCCGTAAGCTGGCCGACTCCATACAGACCGTGAAGACGGTGCTGGGCATGAAGATTCAGTCCGAACAGAAACTG CGCCAGGAGGAAATTCAAAAATTACAAGATGAAATTGCAATATTAAGAACCGCACTTGAACCTTTAGTGAAAAAACCAATTGGGAAAAATTTCGTGAAAGGTCGAGGAAATGCGGAAGATGTTAATAAGTGGAACGTAGCAAATGCCTACAG TAAACCGGGACCAGGATTAAACCGAAATAAAACCAGAGATAGTGGTTTGGAAGAGGATATCCAAGACAGTTCTGACGACTCCGGTGGAGGGCTCCTGGGAAAGTTTAAACCTAAGGCACCAAAAACGTACGAATCAACAGATTCTGATGCCCCACCTGCAAAACCAGCAGCAAAACAAAATTACAGTGACTCGGATGATGATTCCGACAAACCAGCTGCCAAAAAGGCGCAAAAGAAGGTAACCGAAGAGTCCGACTCTGATTCTGAAGCCCCAGCAAAGAAAAAAGCACCATCTGCAAAAAAGAAGAAGAGACAGAAAAAGAAACCTGTGAGTGAAGACAGTGACGATGAATCTGAAGATGAAAGTTCCTCAACACCAccaccgaagaaaaacaaaaagaaacctAGGGATAAAAAGCGTTCAAATAAGAAAAGAGATTCAAGCAGAAGTAAGTCAAGTGGACGTTCACGAAGCAGAGGAAGGTCCCGGACAAGGTCTAGAAGTAGATCAAGAAGTCCTAGGAGATCCTCAAGAAGACGGAGTAGAACGCCAAGCCGATCTCGGGATAGGAGCAGATCAAAGCGATCGCCTTCGCGGAGAAGAAGTAGATCACGTGATAGATCTAGAAGGCGCAGTAGAACGCCCAGCAGATCACGTGGTAGATCGCCAAGTCGTCGTAGAGACAAAACGCCTGATCGATCACGCGGCAGGTCTCGAGGAAGAAGCAGAACTCCTAGGCGGTCTCGGTCACGTGGAAGAAGCAGAACTCCCAAACGGTCTAGATCACGAGGGAGGTCTCGTGGAAGAAGCAGGACACCTAAACGGTCTCGTGAAAGAAGCAGGTCACCAAGTCGACAAAGGAGTAAATCAAAAAAAAGAAGCAAGTCACCAAAACGTTCTAAAAGCAAACGTAGATCTCCATCAGAATCGCCGAAGCGCAAGAAGacaccaaaaaagaaaaagaaaaaagaaaaagaaccttctactgaggaggaggaggaggaagaagaagaaaagccaaagaaaaagaagaaaaaaaagaaggaaacgcctaaaaagaagaagaaaaatgacAAAGAGGACCCCTGGAAGGCCAACGAATatgatgaaaaagaaaaagaaaaaaggcaAAAGGAAAAAGAGCAAAGAATGCCGACTGAGTCAGAACCGGATTCAGAGGATAGTGTTGAGTTCCGGAAAAAGTCGAGAGCGGCTAGAAACAAGCCATACGATGAAGTCTAA